A stretch of DNA from Paenibacillus albus:
TGCTCGCACGGCGCATCATCAGCGTACGCGTGAGCAATCCGGATACGAATGGCAGACCATTGAGGAGCCTTATGCGCTTACCGATCTGCTTGGACAGCTTGAGCGTGAAGGTGCAGGTGACGGGAGAGAGCGCAAAGCGGTGCTCATCGACTGCTTGACGTTGTGGCTGACGAATTGGATGCTTAGGCTCGATGAAGAAGAAAGCGAGCAAGCGCTGCGAGATTCCAAGCTGCATACGGTTATCGACCAGCTTGTAGACGCAGTCGCCGCCTATACGGGGCCGCTGCTGCTCGTAACCAATGAAGTGGGCAGCGGCATCGTGCCTGCCTATCCTCTCGGTCGAAGATTCCGAGATGAAGCGGGAAGGATGAACCGCAAACTGGCCGTGTGCTGTGAGCAAGCGTTGCTTGTCGTGGCAGGCATTCCGCTTGACTTGAAGGCGCATGCTTTTCACATTGGAGAATAGATGTGTCCAGCAGAGTCGTAATTTATCCGAGGGAGGGACGGTATGGCAGCAAAGTTCATGAAAGATCAGCTTCAAGCTGCGGGAACAGCCTTTCAGCTGCTGACCCGAATTCCGATCCCAGTCGCACTCCCGTTCACTCCTCAGATACTTGCGCGTAGCGTCGCTTATTATCCGCTGGCTGGGCTTGTGATTGGCAGCATCGTAACCGTTATAGCATGGTTGCTCCATGGACTCGTGCCGAGCATGCCTGTGGCTGTTATCGTGTTGATCGTGATGACAGCGCTGAGCGGCGGCTTGCACGTGGACGGTTTCATGGATACCGCTGACGGTGTGCTGAGCAATCGCCCGCGCGAGCGAATGCTCGAAATCATGAAGGACAGCCGTGTCGGAGCGATGGGCGTGCTGGCGGCAGTGCTTCTGTTCTTGTTCAAATTCTCGGCTCTCTGCACGCTGCTTGCGGAGCAGCCTGATTGGGAGACAGTCGCACCGCTGCTTGCCCTTGCCTTCGG
This window harbors:
- the cobU gene encoding bifunctional adenosylcobinamide kinase/adenosylcobinamide-phosphate guanylyltransferase, which produces MAIFITGGARSGKSGFAEAYAMKLAKQGIYIATSQSWGDEEMIARTAHHQRTREQSGYEWQTIEEPYALTDLLGQLEREGAGDGRERKAVLIDCLTLWLTNWMLRLDEEESEQALRDSKLHTVIDQLVDAVAAYTGPLLLVTNEVGSGIVPAYPLGRRFRDEAGRMNRKLAVCCEQALLVVAGIPLDLKAHAFHIGE
- the cobS gene encoding adenosylcobinamide-GDP ribazoletransferase, with product MAAKFMKDQLQAAGTAFQLLTRIPIPVALPFTPQILARSVAYYPLAGLVIGSIVTVIAWLLHGLVPSMPVAVIVLIVMTALSGGLHVDGFMDTADGVLSNRPRERMLEIMKDSRVGAMGVLAAVLLFLFKFSALCTLLAEQPDWETVAPLLALAFGWSRLWIVAAMVLWPFARPNEGMASLFKEVRLRHAAAALAVQLLLVCGAVVIFGSVGAGIWLMLLVQAGVMAVLGSIVCSWLYRKLGGLTGDTYGAVSEIIEAGLIFAVMMMVAR